A window of Microbispora hainanensis genomic DNA:
GGAGGGTCGTGTTCCCTGTGGATCACCAGGGAATCGCGGACGGACGAATCCGTCGTCCAGTGCGCAATTCGCGCCAAATACGGCGGATCTGTCCGTGTTCCACCAGATGACGAGCTTCCCGTCCTCGCGGTAGGCGGAGAATTCGCTTCGGTGATGTTCGACGACCCTCGTCATGACCAGCGGCGCGCCGGGGCGGCTCACCGGGTGGACGAACAGATAGTCCGTCTTGATCTCGACGCCTCCGCCGGGCCTTTCGGAGATCGTCGTCTCGCCGGAGACCTTCACGATGTCGCCGACCGGCTCGGCGGCGTCCGGCGCGAGGCTGAACACCCACGACCGCGTGCCCGAGGGGCCCTTGTCGTCCAGGTGGCGGAGGAACGCCTCGCGCTGCCGGGGATGCAGCAGGCGGATGAGCTCCTCCGGGCGCCCGCCCCGCACGGTCGCCGGGTCGAGGTGCGCGGCCGACAGCAGCCGCCGTACGCGTTGCAGGGCCTGGCCGACCTCCTGCTCGGTGAGCCCGCCGAGCGCGCGTGCCGCGGGCATGACCAGCCCCTGCTCTCCGTCGGCGTAGTCGATGGCGGGAGTGCCGGCGAACGGGGCGTCGGACGGCGCAGGGACGGGGCCGTGGTCGAACAGGCCCTCCTCGCCGTCGGGAATCGGCGTCAGCACGGGCCCGGGCCGGGCGACCACGGGACCGGAGATCATCAGTTCCTCGCCGCCGGCGGCCGGGCGGACGATGCCGAGCCGCTCCAGGACGTCCGGCCGCAGGACGACGACGAGCCCCACGAGCACGACCAGGCCCGCGATCACCATCAGCACGGCCGGGCGGCGCCGTCGTTCCGGCGGGAACACGTCCGTCTCGGCCGCCGCGGTCATCCGCCGGATCTCGTCCTCGTCGAACTGCGCGACCAGCGCCTCGAAGCGAGCGTCGATGTCATCGGGGTCCGCCGGTCGCACGGTTCCCTCCAAAGCGCTGAGGTCGGAAACGATTCACGATACCGGCATTTAATGGGAAAAGCTTGCCCATGTTGGACGGCCCTGTGGCCGGGCACCGGACCGGCGCCGGTGCCCGATACGCTGGGAAACCATGAGTGACCGGCAGCCGCGTTGGACACAGACCTGGATGGACGGCCCGCGGGCCGCCGGGGTGAACCTGGGCTATCCGGGGGAGCGCCTCGGCCTGCCCGAGCAGGGCCCCGGAGCGGTCGCGGGGTGGGGGCGCAGGATCGGCGCCGTCGCCGTCGACTGGCTGCTGTGCACCTGGGCCATCGCCGGAGGCCTGCTGCGTTTCCAGGGCAACGACGTCGGCGTGGTCGGCCTCGGCGTCTTCGCCGCGGAGTACGTCCTGCTGGTCAGCACGATCGGCATGACGCTGGGGATGCGGCTGTTCGGCATCCGCGTGGCCAGGCTCGACGGCGGACGGCCGCACGTTCCCGGCGTGCTGGTGCGCACGCTGCTGCTGTGCC
This region includes:
- a CDS encoding RDD family protein, whose translation is MSDRQPRWTQTWMDGPRAAGVNLGYPGERLGLPEQGPGAVAGWGRRIGAVAVDWLLCTWAIAGGLLRFQGNDVGVVGLGVFAAEYVLLVSTIGMTLGMRLFGIRVARLDGGRPHVPGVLVRTLLLCLAVPALIWDRDRRGLHDRASGTVVVNL